A single region of the Rattus rattus isolate New Zealand chromosome 8, Rrattus_CSIRO_v1, whole genome shotgun sequence genome encodes:
- the Ctnnb1 gene encoding catenin beta-1, with protein sequence MATQADLMELDMAMEPDRKAAVSHWQQQSYLDSGIHSGATTTAPSLSGKGNPEEEDVDTSQVLYEWEQGFSQSFTQEQVADIDGQYAMTRAQRVRAAMFPETLDEGMQIPSTQFDAAHPTNVQRLAEPSQMLKHAVVNLINYQDDAELATRAIPELTKLLNDEDQVVVNKAAVMVHQLSKKEASRHAIMRSPQMVSAIVRTMQNTNDVETARCTAGTLHNLSHHREGLLAIFKSGGIPALVKMLGSPVDSVLFYAITTLHNLLLHQEGAKMAVRLAGGLQKMVALLNKTNVKFLAITTDCLQILAYGNQESKLIILASGGPQALVNIMRTYTYEKLLWTTSRVLKVLSVCSSNKPAIVEAGGMQALGLHLTDPSQRLVQNCLWTLRNLSDAATKQEGMEGLLGTLVQLLGSDDINVVTCAAGILSNLTCNNYKNKMMVCQVGGIEALVRTVLRAGDREDITEPAICALRHLTSRHQEAEMAQNAVRLHYGLPVVVKLLHPPSHWPLIKATVGLIRNLALCPANHAPLREQGAIPRLVQLLVRAHQDTQRRTSMGGTQQQFVEGVRMEEIVEGCTGALHILARDVHNRIVIRGLNTIPLFVQLLYSPIENIQRVAAGVLCELAQDKEAAEAIEAEGATAPLTELLHSRNEGVATYAAAVLFRMSEDKPQDYKKRLSVELTSSLFRTEPMAWNETADLGLDIGAQGEALGYRQDDPSYRSFHSGGYGQDALGMDPMMEHEMGGHHPGADYPVDGLPDLGHAQDLMDGLPPGDSNQLAWFDTDL encoded by the exons ATGGCTACTCAAG CTGACCTCATGGAGTTGGACATGGCCATGGAGCCAGACAGAAAGGCCGCTGTCAGCCACTGGCAGCAGCAATCTTACCTGGATTCTGGAATCCACTCTGGTGCCACCACCACAGCTCCTTCCCTGAGTGGCAAGGGCAATCCTGAGGAAGAAGATGTGGACACCTCCCAAGTCCTTTATGAGTGGGAGCAAGGCTTTTCCCAGTCCTTCACGCAAGAGCAAGTAGCTG ACATTGACGGTCAGTACGCCATGACTCGGGCTCAGAGGGTCcgagctgccatgttccctgagaCACTAGATGAGGGCATGCAGATCCCATCCACGCAGTTTGATGCCGCTCATCCCACTAATGTCCAGCGCTTGGCTGAACCGTCACAGATGCTGAAACATGCAGTTGTCAATTTGATTAACTATCAGGATGACGCGGAACTTGCCACCCGTGCAATTCCTGAGCTGACCAAACTGCTAAATGACGAGGACCAG GTGGTCGTTAATAAAGCTGCTGTTATGGTTCACCAGCTTTCCAAAAAGGAAGCTTCCAGACACGCCATCATGCGCTCCCCTCAGATGGTGTCTGCCATAGTGCGCACCATGCAGAATACAAATGATGTAGAAACAGCCCGTTGTACCGCTGGGACCCTACACAACCTTTCCCACCATCGCGAGGGCTTGTTGGCCATCTTTAAGTCTGGCGGCATCCCAGCGCTGGTGAAAATGCTTGG GTCGCCAGTGGATTCCGTACTGTTCTACGCCATCACCACGCTGCATAATCTCCTGCTACATCAGGAAGGAGCTAAAATGGCAGTGCGCCTAGCTGGTGGGCTGCAGAAAATGGTTGCTTTGCTCAACAAAACAAACGTGAAGTTCTTGGCTATTACGACAGACTGCCTTCAGATCTTAGCTTACGGCAATCAGGAAAGCAAG ctcatcATTCTGGCCAGTGGTGGACCCCAAGCCTTAGTAAACATAATGAGAACCTACACGTACGAGAAGCTCCTGTGGACCACAAGCAGAGTGCTGAAGGTGCTGTCTGTCTGCTCTAGCAACAAGCCGGCCATCGTGGAAGCtg GTGGGATGCAGGCACTGGGGCTTCACCTGACAGACCCGAGTCAGCGACTTGTTCAGAACTGTCTTTGGACTCTGAGAAACCTGTCCGATGCAGCGACTAAGCAG GAAGGGATGGAAGGCCTCCTTGGGACTCTAGTGCAGCTTCTGGGTTCCGATGATATAAATGTGGTCACCTGCGCAGCTGGAATTCTCTCTAACCTCACTTGCAATAATTACAAAAACAAGATGATGGTGTGCCAAGTGGGTGGCATAGAGGCTCTTGTGCGCACTGTCCTTCGTGCTGGTGACAGGGAGGACATTACCGAGCCTGCCATCTGTGCTCTTCGTCATCTGACCAGCCGACATCAGGAAGCTGAGATGGCCCAGAATGCCGTTCGCCTTCATTATGGACTACCTGTTGTGGTTAAACTCCTGCACCCACCATCCCACTGGCCTCTGATAAAG GCAACTGTTGGATTGATCCGAAACCTTGCCCTTTGCCCAGCAAATCATGCGCCTTTGCGGGAACAGGGTGCGATCCCACGACTAGTTCAGCTGCTTGTACGAGCACATCAGGACACTCAGCGGCGCACGTCCATGGGTGGAACACAGCAGCAGTTCGTg GAGGGCGTCCGCATGGAGGAGATAGTTGAAGGGTGCACTGGGGCTCTCCACATCCTCGCTCGGGATGTTCACAACCGGATTGTGATCCGAGGACTCAATACCATTCCACTGTTTGTGCAG TTGCTTTATTCTCCCATTGAAAATATCCAAAGAGTAGCTGCAGGGGTCCTCTGTGAACTTGCTCAGGACAAGGAGGCTGCAGAGGCCATTGAGGCTGAGGGAGCCACAGCTCCCCTGACAGAGTTGCTCCATTCCAGGAACGAAGGCGTGG CAACATATGCGGCTGCTGTTCTATTCCGAATGTCTGAGGACAAGCCACAGGACTACAAGAAACGGCTTTCGGTTGAGCTGACCAGTTCCCTCTTCAGGACAGAGCCAATGGCTTGGAATGAG ACTGCTGATCTCGGACTGGACATTGGTGCccagggagaagcccttggataTCGCCAGGACG ATCCCAGCTACCGTTCTTTTCACTCTGGTGGATACGGCCAGGACGCCTTGGGGATGGACCCTATGATGGAGCATGAGATGGGTGGCCACCACCCTGGTGCTGACTATCCGGTTGATGGGCTGCCTGACCTGGGACATGCCCAGGACCTCATGGACGGGCTGCCCCCAGGTGATAGCAATCAGCTGGCCTGGTTTGATACTGACCTGTAA